Proteins from one Chroococcidiopsis sp. CCMEE 29 genomic window:
- a CDS encoding S-layer family protein codes for MSAICVRWSEKLGLASFLAMGVAVACLADSASAQITPDNTMGGENSTVTSSGTVDAINGGATRGTNLFHSFQEFNVNEGRAAVFTNPAGIENILTRVTGAKPSNIFGTLGVAGNANLFLINPNGIIFGANARLDVGGSFVATTANAISFGDRGVFSATNPSNPGLLSVNPNALLFNQIRAAAIQNNSVADSGLNPSSKFTAEGLRVPDGKSLLLVGGEINMNGGGLSAFGGRVELGGLASAGTVGMNENGNNLSLSFLDGAERSNVFLNNGAQVNVTAAGGGSIAVHARNFEMTHNSGMFAGIATGLGEERTQAGNVEINATGAINLNNGSRITNYVELEARGRGGDVSVTAGSLQLDGGARISAAAFGAGKGGSLTVNASDVQLSGTSADSQIESTLISTADQNSTGDAGDLTINTHTLLVRDGAQIGTGTFSAGKGGSLTVNASDVQLSGESADGQTGSGLFANVDQNSTGDAGDLTINTHTLLVRDGAQVFNGTFSAGKGGSLTVNASDVQLSGEGAISQYPSGLFADAEQNSTGDAGDLTINTDTLLVRDGAQVGASTFEFSAGKGGNLTVNASEVQLIGESADGQYPSGLVVNAQRNSTGDAGDLTINTDTLLVQDGAGVSVSSRGTGTAGNMRINARSIRLNNNALLIADTRSAFVDPNSEQATININSQNLFVNRNSNIFTNAEGENVIGGNINIDTDFLIAVENSDISANSANFRGGNVRIDAFGIFGTQFREVPDDRTSDITASGASPQLGGTVELNIPNIEPNNGLVNLPSIPVDTQVTQACTPSSGQNQSEFVVTGRGGLPPNPTEVLSSDAISIDWVALQPTLENQSSPTPATSSTAPSPAPMVEAQGWEIDRQGKVILTASNVPAQAHNSWQSSARCNPL; via the coding sequence ATGAGTGCAATCTGTGTCAGATGGAGTGAAAAATTAGGGCTAGCGAGTTTTCTAGCGATGGGAGTAGCAGTAGCCTGCTTAGCAGACAGTGCTAGCGCCCAGATTACACCCGATAACACGATGGGTGGGGAAAATTCTACCGTCACATCGTCAGGTACGGTAGATGCGATAAATGGCGGTGCAACTAGAGGCACTAACCTGTTCCACAGTTTTCAAGAATTCAATGTGAATGAAGGACGAGCCGCTGTTTTTACCAATCCGGCTGGGATAGAGAATATTCTCACCAGGGTGACGGGGGCTAAACCGTCTAACATATTTGGCACGCTGGGTGTAGCGGGCAATGCCAATCTGTTTTTGATTAATCCCAATGGAATCATTTTTGGCGCAAATGCCCGTCTGGATGTTGGTGGTTCGTTTGTCGCTACAACAGCTAATGCAATCTCATTTGGCGATCGCGGTGTTTTCAGCGCCACAAATCCTAGCAACCCTGGACTACTGAGTGTTAATCCTAACGCTTTACTATTTAATCAAATTCGTGCCGCAGCTATTCAAAATAACTCAGTTGCAGATTCTGGTTTAAATCCATCCTCCAAGTTTACGGCAGAAGGTTTGCGCGTACCAGACGGCAAGAGTTTGCTGTTGGTAGGCGGCGAGATCAATATGAATGGTGGAGGTTTGTCTGCTTTTGGTGGGCGAGTGGAGTTAGGTGGGTTAGCAAGTGCGGGAACGGTTGGAATGAACGAGAATGGGAATAATCTGAGCTTGAGTTTTCTTGATGGTGCAGAAAGAAGTAATGTTTTCCTGAACAATGGCGCTCAAGTAAATGTAACTGCTGCTGGTGGTGGAAGTATTGCTGTTCATGCTCGGAATTTTGAGATGACACACAACAGTGGAATGTTTGCAGGAATAGCAACTGGACTGGGCGAGGAACGCACTCAGGCGGGAAATGTTGAGATTAATGCCACGGGAGCAATAAATCTGAACAATGGGAGCCGTATTACTAATTATGTGGAACTGGAAGCAAGAGGACGGGGAGGCGATGTCAGTGTCACTGCTGGCAGCTTGCAGCTTGACGGTGGGGCACGGATATCTGCTGCTGCATTTGGTGCGGGCAAAGGCGGTTCTTTAACAGTTAATGCTTCTGACGTGCAACTGAGCGGTACAAGTGCTGATAGTCAGATTGAAAGTACTTTGATTTCTACTGCAGACCAAAACTCAACAGGAGATGCAGGAGACTTGACGATTAACACTCATACCTTGCTCGTACGAGACGGAGCACAAATAGGTACTGGTACATTTAGTGCGGGCAAGGGCGGTTCTTTAACAGTTAATGCTTCTGACGTGCAACTGAGCGGTGAAAGCGCTGATGGTCAGACGGGTAGTGGCTTGTTTGCTAACGTAGACCAAAACTCAACAGGAGATGCAGGAGACTTGACGATTAACACTCATACCTTGCTCGTACGAGATGGAGCACAGGTATTTAATGGTACATTTAGTGCGGGCAAGGGCGGTTCTTTAACAGTTAATGCTTCTGACGTGCAACTGAGCGGTGAAGGCGCTATTAGTCAGTATCCTAGTGGCTTGTTTGCTGATGCAGAGCAAAACTCAACAGGGGATGCAGGAGACTTGACGATTAACACTGACACTTTGCTAGTACGAGATGGGGCACAGGTAGGTGCTAGTACATTTGAATTTAGTGCAGGCAAGGGGGGGAATTTAACAGTTAATGCTTCTGAGGTGCAATTGATAGGTGAAAGCGCTGATGGTCAGTATCCTAGTGGCTTGGTTGTTAACGCACAGCGAAACTCAACAGGGGATGCAGGAGACTTGACGATTAACACTGACACCTTGCTAGTTCAAGATGGAGCTGGAGTAAGCGTGTCGAGTCGTGGAACAGGAACCGCAGGCAACATGAGGATAAACGCTCGTTCTATCCGTCTGAACAACAACGCCTTACTCATCGCCGATACACGCAGTGCTTTTGTTGATCCCAACTCGGAGCAAGCAACAATTAACATTAACTCCCAAAATTTGTTCGTGAACCGCAATAGCAACATCTTCACCAACGCTGAGGGGGAAAATGTCATCGGCGGCAACATCAACATTGACACCGATTTCCTCATTGCTGTTGAAAATAGCGATATTAGCGCCAATTCTGCTAACTTCCGTGGGGGGAACGTGCGGATCGATGCCTTTGGCATCTTCGGTACGCAGTTTCGAGAAGTGCCAGACGATCGCACGAGTGATATTACTGCTTCTGGAGCCAGTCCTCAGTTGGGCGGCACAGTGGAACTTAACATCCCCAACATTGAACCGAACAATGGTTTAGTTAACTTGCCATCAATCCCAGTTGACACCCAAGTGACACAGGCTTGTACTCCCAGTAGCGGTCAAAATCAAAGCGAATTTGTTGTCACTGGTCGCGGTGGCTTGCCGCCTAATCCCACAGAAGTACTTAGTAGTGATGCGATTTCTATCGATTGGGTTGCACTTCAACCCACACTAGAAAATCAATCTAGTCCAACTCCAGCCACCAGTTCAACTGCACCATCACCAGCACCGATGGTAGAAGCTCAAGGGTGGGAAATTGATCGCCAAGGTAAAGTCATCCTTACCGCTTCTAATGTCCCCGCACAAGCTCATAACTCCTGGCAGTCTTCTGCTAGGTGCAATCCGCTCTAA